The Lactuca sativa cultivar Salinas chromosome 2, Lsat_Salinas_v11, whole genome shotgun sequence genome includes the window AGAAGGTTATAGATCCAGAGTTTTCGTTCCATTCTCttcactttctggtaatcaagaTCTTAACTTGGCTTATacttcattaatttttttttgtggtCACCTTTATGGAGTTTTTGTCCAAGTAGTATGATTTATGAGTCATGGATGTCCCAAGTTGATCATACTTTTAGATCTAGATGCATTAAGGTTTGTAAAGACATAAAGGTGCAAATTTTATgtcatgggagtcccatgcaaaCTCGAAGGATGTTAttatggccttttaagccccaaaaggccatgcatggaaaaAAAGGCAGAGGCTTTACGAGAGCAAATGATGTTTAAggcttggatctatgttatcacgCCTTAGTTTGGAATACTATGGCTTTTAGACAAGAATACATGTCTTAAGGAGTTAGGGTTTGAACTTAACCCTTGAAGGAAaggtattaacgggtaaagttggaaactttacccctcTAGCAGTGTTTCAAGAGTGTATAAGGAGTTTGGAGTGTAGGTCTGAAGGGTAGagggcttaatctgttaagatggcccaaacagacagacatacttggcgagttgagtcgataTGTCCCAATTTGGTGTAAggtagaactcgatgagtctgaAGAGGGACTCGAAGAGTCGACTCGTTCTGCCACGTCTGTGAGTAAcgaaggaacttggcgagtcaggaggatgactcggcaagttgagtcaacttggggtgttgactttgactttgattttgaccaagcgttgactttgattttgaccaggggtaaaatggtcattttaccctaaaaaGGATTATCAGTTCTTGACTAAGTATTATGTTGGTAATGAAAGCTCGGGGAGTCGAGTGATCAACAGTTCGGGGATCTTCCAGCTGGCAGCGAGAGGTTTATTCGTGAGATTTTACAGTCAacgtgtgaggtgagttttctccagtaggaacgagtcgaaggcaccaatgccgacctgtTTATGTATGATAGTGTATATTGGATTTAGATtcgatgtcggggttagcccgattTAGTTTATATGTTCCGGATTTTGCTCTGATGTTGGGCGAGACCCAATGAAGGTTTATTTGTATGTCACCGAACCACGGTTTGATGTCAGGTGGTACCCGAGGAAggaatgcatgtttagttatacttgttgtctttgtgatacttgtatgtacctGGTAGGGAGATGAATGTGGGCGGGGGcgcgtatctcatcactagctgagtgtggaTGGGGTTTCATATCTTATTAGTAGTAGAGTAGGGGCGGGACCCAAGATAGTCGGGCCTTAAGACTAGCAGTTATAGTGATGTGATTGCTTGTTATGTATTAGCttgattatgattatatgtttgcatgtgtataacgggcggggcccagagacaggaGAGGCCTAGTAGAAATAGATCTTTATACCGAGAGcggctcgatgccaggtggggcTTGATGTCGGATTCGTCCAATGTCGGGCGGAGCCCGATGTAGCGGGCTAGGCCCAATGTTTGCAGTGTGTGATTATGTATATGGTATATGTTAGATTGGGGAGAGTCACTAAGCTTCAtacttatagttttcagttttggttttaggtacttccagttgcaaaaagaagagcttgggatgactgcATTTCACACACCAAGATATTTTGCCTAGgatatttactctgatattttgatatatgattttgatacagtgattgatatgatgttttgaaaTATTTTCACTTATGCTATATAAGATGATTTGGACTACtatgattttatttatgatttaaaaggaaatttttggaccatatttttggaatgtttcacaactcccaactaaaccctaggggttgtgacttccttgctacgcgtatgggtcctgtgctttcagtagtacgggcccatactaccttttacacctacccatatttgcctcaagtatcatcacaacaccctaacaatatacatatttATGGTGATgtctcaatcctcactcctagaggaatgctaaatatttCATACTGGCCTACCGAACTCACACAtcccacccatgaaacttccaccaaccctgcaacactcgtttatgctagccatacataacgctggaccctatagacattcgaatactcagtcctactctaagcccacaaccaaacaaggaacaggaaatagagttaaaccaaatattctcaggctataagatcttaattatgtacagtcatgatgcatacactaagcaactacagtaacgATGTCAAtgtcatataaggaaaaccctaggctattaggcatcatataatcagggaattgtatcatgcgattcctgaagatccctagcctagtactaggtgttgttctaacatatcacaatatcaaataattgtatggtattttagggtctacttactggctccggtcgATCGTACGctctgcatcctcctttgatattttgaaaaccatttgaaaattgttttgaaaatattttccttggtttgagactggattcacacgagtgttcctccaattcactcaaaccaaggctctgataccaacttgtaacgcccataaaatcatgccaatttaaaacttttttaaatcattcaaaaccaacagttattacaaatttgttttcaaaatggttccATGTCAGAATATCCCAGAAACAAAGTTATAAAATGTGAGGAGTTATACGATCACACCTtttccttcccacgatcatccgatgtacctgaaaccaaaattgaaactgtaatcccaaagcttagtgagttccctcaaaataccaCTGTACACAACAATACGCATATAAttacaaacaacatactatgggtccagtcaaccatcaggttggaataccccaagctCTCAACCATAGGGTtgaaatgccaacatactatcGGTCCAattatcctcgggatggaataccccatacccataaccatcaggttggaatccctacatactacgagtccaatcatcctcgagatggaatacttACGGCCTACAACCATCGgcttggaatgcccaggtctattggcttttgcacaaagcagataagcctcaaccaccaatcaaacatgtgcacatatatatcagataatcacgTAACAGTCTATAGACATACAAACCGACCTAACACGTCATAACAACATAATATCATCCTATCTACAAGGatattgatctaacagatcataatagtataacatcatcctatctaccaggatattgatctaatggatcatactagcataacacattaggataacaatccaaaaaagccaacgttggtgccttcgacccttgagtataatgaggaaaactcacctcataacaATCGAACTATAGTGATAAATTCAAACTCCACCAAGTGCAACTCCAAGTCCAAAACCTACATCCACCAATGGTtcacttccataaattcccagttaccaaaataccctcagaagtcaaactggtcaacccttggtcaaagacaaggtcaacggtcaaattcgataatccatgttgacccgaatcgtcgagtgcaacgaacaactcgtcgagttccttaagaACCCATAAgtcacccaaaaccctaattgactcgccgagtttccaacaaactcgtcgagtccatgcgtgtccaaaTGTCGGGGAAAAACCTAACTGACTTGCCAAGTCCTcttagtgactcgccgagttcattcaaAATCAAATACAGGAAACCAtcgtccgactcaccgagtcggctaagtgactcgtcgagttcatgcagtcCATCAATCATACAAATATTTTTAAGCCACCCCTAAAGCTCCATATTGCAGATTTAACCTCCTAGGACATggattccacgtaaagttgcaaactttacgtgcatgcatggtcctAAATGTCAAAACTAGACTAAGGGAAAGGTTAACTCAAAGGGAAAGGTGCATGCTTTCCAAATCTCATAACTTTATAGCTATAGGGACCAAGGGAAGTACGAATCTaaagttacaacctcagatcttGTCCCAATACTCGAAATGACTCCCAAGTGTGCTAAAAATGGCCCTAAACCAAAACATAAAGAGGTTTAGCTAGAGGTAAaccaaggtaacgacttgttaccttcaaaatgatgccaagaCGAAGTAGAGTCAAATCCAAAATCTCCTTTTTGCTCCAAGCTTTTTATACATCACACCTTATTCAcacaaagcaccaaaatcactctttaAACCTCAtaatcactcaagaacaaggtCAATAGCAGTTAGGGTTTCTCTTAGCCGACAAATGGGTGGTAAAGGACTGGAGGGAGGGacttaaagtcctttaaatagggtgaaaatcctaaaaattagggtttcatctcacAGCTCCTACCCGTCGAGTCCAGGTCCTCCGGCTCGTCGAGTAGATCCAATGATCCACGCGGACTAACCCGCCTCTACACGACGATTTGGgggcaaccaactcatcgagtaggtccatAAATATGTATATAATACTTTAAAACTTTTACCTGGGAGTCGGGGTATTACAGGATGTTACAGTTAATGTTTATGATAATATTGTAGAATCATGTGCTATCCCTTCCCAACCGGCCACAACAAACGTAAACATCATGTTGAAGTCACAAATTGTCAATATGTTTTGGTAACAATCACCTTCCCCCTACTTCTATATAAACCTTGTTTTTTTTACAGGGACAACAACATGTATCAAAGTGTTATCAAGTGCACCAACTGCTCATTTGAAAACCTATCGTAGCCTCCTATTATGTCCTAGAATGTTCAGATTAAAAGAAGTTAGTACACTTCATGACATTTCAGCAACATTTCATGACATTTCAACAACAATTCATGACAATTCAACAACATTTTGACATTTCAGTATCCATTAATGACATTTTAGCAGAATATGTGACATTTAAGCATAAATTTAAAACATTGCAGCAAGAACTTATTATTTATCAATATaaaaaacaacatcatcaaagATTTGATAACATTAGCATCAAGATTGAGCAAGAACAAAAATATCAACAATGATTCAACAATCAAAAATCGAAAAATTAAGATGAAGCATGAAAGATGAAGTTGCTCCaccaagaaaaacaaaaaactcAATATAAACCCAAGCAGAATCGTTGTCTTCAGCAGAAAAAAATTATTGAACTCATGAAACCGCCGATGCTGGAAGGAGATGATGATCGGTGGGGGTTGCGCCGGGAGGAGGGAACGCCGGTGGGAGGTGCGACGGTAGGGAGGCTTCTTCTTACGACCGACGATGAGATGTAGGAAGAAAAGTATGTGACACCTTTTTTTTGATGGGTGGGCCAGAACCTGATCTTGTTCGCACCAACTCACCATGAGTCCTCTATCCATTGTCTCTTTCAAGAATTCTTTAGGCAAAATCGCTAAATCCCTCATTGTCACATCTGGTCGAACCACCCATAAGAACGATTGCTTTCTATTTGCTAAACCCCATGCAAACTCGATCAAATGTGTGTCATTCATCGTAGTCACACTTCTATAATTGACATATATAACATATCCTTCTTTCTTCTGGTCTAGCCATTGCAAACATGAGGAATCTGGCTTCCATAAACTCGAATTCAGTGATTGTACTGGGCTATCATGTGGAACATATTTGGCTAGTAAAGGAAAAGGGCCGATtgtgaaaatgttggggtaattGAATTTAGATGTAATGGCTTCTAATACTTTGTGCTCTAATGCATCGAAAGTGTTGAAGATGATCGCTGGAGCATTCAAGTTATTTTGAGCCTCCTCCCCCATGAAATCCAACATGATATCATCGAGATATGTTGTTCTAATGAAACTTGGAACATCTTTATAGCGAATATTGCTCATCCTCGGGATCCAATCGATTGTTTTTTCCAATGTTCCATCCGTTAGATACTTGCCATCTACACAGTAAAACAATTTAGATATGATTATCAAAAGACTAAAAAGTTTGAAACATATACACATTTGCTAACCTTTAAAAGGAACAATTCCTCTTTTGATGAACTCTCGATAATGTAAAAGACCCATgaaagcactactagaaaaaggtGGGGTTTGCTACAAAAGTTTCCTAGGACCAAAAATTTCTCGCTACTTCCTACGCATTACTGAGGAATTTCCGAGGAAAACGTGCTTCTGATATTTTCTTTGAAGTTCCTTGGTAATTGGTAGGAAATACCGAGGAATTATCCGTCCTCGGAAGTCTCTCGGAAGTTCCTACGCTTTTCCTacgaaataaatatatatttaacgtTCCTAGGTAGTTCCTCGGTAGTTTATTTTTTTACCattttattattataaacaaaTGATATCATTTTTTTATATGGCAAAATGCCTCACATTTATGTTAGAAGTATTTCATTTAAGTGGTTCCTAGGAAGCTTCTTAGAATCAAGAGATTCTGAGGGATTTCCTAGGGAATTTTCAAACAAAGATTTCTCACCAAACATGTCAAACTTTTATCAATTATCCTACGGTCCGAATCATTaatttaatacaaaaaaaaaaacttataaagtTAACACAATTAGACAATTTCTTGGTGATTTCTCGAAAATATCGAGGAATTACCAAgga containing:
- the LOC111906480 gene encoding linamarin synthase 1, whose product is MGLLHYREFIKRGIVPFKDGKYLTDGTLEKTIDWIPRMSNIRYKDVPSFIRTTYLDDIMLDFMGEEAQNNLNAPAIIFNTFDALEHKVLEAITSKFNYPNIFTIGPFPLLAKYVPHDSPVQSLNSSLWKPDSSCLQWLDQKKEGYVIYVNYRSVTTMNDTHLIEFAWGLANRKQSFLWVVRPDVTMRDLAILPKEFLKETMDRGLMVSWCEQDQVLAHPSKKRCHILFFLHLIVGRKKKPPYRRTSHRRSLLPAQPPPIIISFQHRRFHEFNNFFLLKTTILLGFILSFLFFLVEQLHLSCFILIFRFLIVESLLIFLFLLNLDANVIKSLMMLFFILINNKFLLQCFKFMLKCHIFC